A genomic segment from Halococcus sediminicola encodes:
- a CDS encoding helix-turn-helix domain-containing protein, protein MSWFEAQREIHELLSQETRHHILQAILGHPAHLLSLTELGYYIQKSESAILDQLDVLSNQELITTYIAEGNESKRDQPSKFYGLTERGIEVLDEFKYLRGVPVLRAVHDNTVKPERIQRHEDARRPELPDVVADALGFDEEVVNLDEFEDTTSQTVFADEATDEESGTFDDLFL, encoded by the coding sequence ATGTCGTGGTTCGAGGCACAGCGCGAGATTCACGAGCTATTGTCTCAGGAAACCCGTCACCATATCCTTCAGGCAATTCTGGGTCATCCAGCTCACCTGTTGTCGTTGACGGAGTTGGGCTACTATATTCAGAAGAGCGAATCCGCGATCCTCGACCAGCTCGACGTACTGAGCAATCAGGAGCTCATCACGACGTACATTGCTGAGGGGAACGAAAGCAAACGGGATCAGCCGAGCAAGTTCTACGGTCTCACTGAACGGGGAATTGAGGTATTAGATGAGTTCAAATACCTGCGGGGGGTGCCAGTTCTCCGGGCTGTTCACGATAATACGGTCAAGCCTGAGCGGATTCAACGCCACGAGGATGCTCGTCGACCGGAACTGCCGGATGTAGTGGCTGATGCACTTGGATTCGACGAGGAGGTAGTGAACCTCGATGAATTCGAAGACACCACGAGTCAGACGGTTTTCGCGGATGAAGCTACTGATGAGGAATCTGGGACATTCGACGATCTATTTCTATAG